One part of the Aricia agestis chromosome Z, ilAriAges1.1, whole genome shotgun sequence genome encodes these proteins:
- the LOC121738352 gene encoding glycosyltransferase 25 family member isoform X1 — MMVRWHSSLFLCLIVCGVHSTIRDKKLKWPTVGISVLVRNKAHTLPYFLSCLWNLDYPKNRMYIWIYSDLNEDDSNDIIEEWTKNYASEYNNVFATTNNTRDETQMEKLSDWSLEHFQHVIQLREKALELGRNMWADYLFMIDADVFLLEPSTLKILVNKNEAIVAPMLFSDGLYSNFWCGMTDSYYYKRTDDYKPILERKNIGCHEVPMVHTAVLISMRDTTSDLLTYVPQKIDNYDGPEDDIIAFAMNAKYHGIPLKICNDHVYGYVPVPADFKSDPEQMINIKLEALSHHTPIPLSDDLEKYINYPMPWKYGCDEIFMINLERRAERRKLMEMSFKEIGMEATLFNAVDGRKLDMNDLSEYSITLMPNYEDPYHKRPMKAGEVGCFLSHYFIWKKIVENKYAITLVLEDDIHFVPHFRYKFHQLMEEIKELDWDLVYIGRKILQNDEEVYATAHTTKPLYSYWTLGYLLSEAGARKLLAMEPLNKMLPVDEFLPIMFDQHPNETWKAHFPLRNLKAYSAAPLLVHPTHYTGQEGYISDTEDSQILQPEEIEDNEIRNEL; from the exons AT GATGGTGCGGTGGCATTCttctttatttttgtgtttaattGTGTGCGGGGTACATTCAACGATAAgagataaaaaattgaaatggcCCACTGTTGGTATCTCTGTGCTTGTCCGTAATAAAGCCCATACACTACCATACTTCTTATCTTGCTTGTGGAATCTGGATTATCCTAAAAATCGTATGTATATATG GATCTATAGTGATTTAAATGAAGATGATAGTAATGACATTATAGAAGAGTGGACAAAGAATTATGCATCAGAGTACAATAATGTTTTTGCCACTACCAACAACACTAGAGACGAAACTCAAATGGAAAAACTTTCCGATTGGAGCTTAGAACATTTTCAACATGTTATTCAACTAAGAGAAAAAGCTCTTGAATTAGGAAGAAACATGTGGGCTGATTATCTTTTT ATGATAGATGCAGATGTTTTCTTATTAGAGCCATcaacattaaaaattttagtaaacAAGAATGAGGCCATAGTGGCACCAATGCTGTTTTCCGATGGCCTCTACTCAAACTTCTG GTGCGGCATGACAGACTCATATTACTACAAAAGGACAGATGACTACAAGCCAATTCTCGAGCGTAAAAACATTGGGTGCCATGAAGTACCCATGGTACATACCGCAGTACTGATATCAATGAGAGATACTACATCTGATTTACTGACTTATGTTCCACAAAAAATAGACAATTACGACGGACCTGAGGATGACATTATAGCTTTTGCTATGAATGCTAAATATCATG GTATCCCTCTGAAAATATGCAATGATCATGTGTATGGATACGTACCTGTACCAGCTGATTTTAAGAGTGATCCTGAACAGATGATCAATATCAAGTTAGAAGCTTTGAGTCATCACACACCAATACCACTCAGTGATGACTTAGAGAAATACATTAACTACCCAATGccatggaagtatggatgtgaCGAAATATTCATGATCAACCTAGAAAGGAGGGCCGAGAGAAGGAAATTAATGGAAATGAGTTTTAAAGAGATTGGGATGGAGGCTACACTCTTCAACGCCGTTGATGGCAG AAAGCTCGACATGAATGATTTGAGTGAATATTCGATAACACTAATGCCTAATTATGAAGACCCTTATCACAAAAG gccGATGAAAGCTGGGGAAGTAGGCTGCTTTTTGAGTCActattttatatggaaaaag atagtggaaaataaatatgcaatCACATTAGTCTTAGAAGATGACATACATTTTGTGCCACACTTTAGATACAAGTTTCATCAGCTTATGGAAGAAATTAAAGAATTAGACTGGGATCTTGT ATACATCGGTAGAAAGATTCTACAAAACGACGAGGAGGTATACGCGACTGCTCACACAACTAAACCTCTATATTCCTACTGGACTCTGGGGTATTTGCTGAGCGAAGCCGGAGCGAGGAAACTCCTAGCCATGGAACCCTTGAACAAGATGCTCCCAGTGGACGAATTTCTACCCATCATGTTTGATCAGCATCCCAA TGAAACATGGAAGGCGCATTTTCCCTTGCGCAATTTAAAAGCATACTCGGCGGCACCACTTTTAGTCCATCCGACTCACTATACAGGACAAGAAGGATACATAAGCGATACAGAGGATTCTCAAATACTACAACCCGAAGAAATTGAAGATAATGAAATACGAAATGAACTATAA
- the LOC121738352 gene encoding glycosyltransferase 25 family member isoform X2 — protein MVRWHSSLFLCLIVCGVHSTIRDKKLKWPTVGISVLVRNKAHTLPYFLSCLWNLDYPKNRMYIWIYSDLNEDDSNDIIEEWTKNYASEYNNVFATTNNTRDETQMEKLSDWSLEHFQHVIQLREKALELGRNMWADYLFMIDADVFLLEPSTLKILVNKNEAIVAPMLFSDGLYSNFWCGMTDSYYYKRTDDYKPILERKNIGCHEVPMVHTAVLISMRDTTSDLLTYVPQKIDNYDGPEDDIIAFAMNAKYHGIPLKICNDHVYGYVPVPADFKSDPEQMINIKLEALSHHTPIPLSDDLEKYINYPMPWKYGCDEIFMINLERRAERRKLMEMSFKEIGMEATLFNAVDGRKLDMNDLSEYSITLMPNYEDPYHKRPMKAGEVGCFLSHYFIWKKIVENKYAITLVLEDDIHFVPHFRYKFHQLMEEIKELDWDLVYIGRKILQNDEEVYATAHTTKPLYSYWTLGYLLSEAGARKLLAMEPLNKMLPVDEFLPIMFDQHPNETWKAHFPLRNLKAYSAAPLLVHPTHYTGQEGYISDTEDSQILQPEEIEDNEIRNEL, from the exons ATGGTGCGGTGGCATTCttctttatttttgtgtttaattGTGTGCGGGGTACATTCAACGATAAgagataaaaaattgaaatggcCCACTGTTGGTATCTCTGTGCTTGTCCGTAATAAAGCCCATACACTACCATACTTCTTATCTTGCTTGTGGAATCTGGATTATCCTAAAAATCGTATGTATATATG GATCTATAGTGATTTAAATGAAGATGATAGTAATGACATTATAGAAGAGTGGACAAAGAATTATGCATCAGAGTACAATAATGTTTTTGCCACTACCAACAACACTAGAGACGAAACTCAAATGGAAAAACTTTCCGATTGGAGCTTAGAACATTTTCAACATGTTATTCAACTAAGAGAAAAAGCTCTTGAATTAGGAAGAAACATGTGGGCTGATTATCTTTTT ATGATAGATGCAGATGTTTTCTTATTAGAGCCATcaacattaaaaattttagtaaacAAGAATGAGGCCATAGTGGCACCAATGCTGTTTTCCGATGGCCTCTACTCAAACTTCTG GTGCGGCATGACAGACTCATATTACTACAAAAGGACAGATGACTACAAGCCAATTCTCGAGCGTAAAAACATTGGGTGCCATGAAGTACCCATGGTACATACCGCAGTACTGATATCAATGAGAGATACTACATCTGATTTACTGACTTATGTTCCACAAAAAATAGACAATTACGACGGACCTGAGGATGACATTATAGCTTTTGCTATGAATGCTAAATATCATG GTATCCCTCTGAAAATATGCAATGATCATGTGTATGGATACGTACCTGTACCAGCTGATTTTAAGAGTGATCCTGAACAGATGATCAATATCAAGTTAGAAGCTTTGAGTCATCACACACCAATACCACTCAGTGATGACTTAGAGAAATACATTAACTACCCAATGccatggaagtatggatgtgaCGAAATATTCATGATCAACCTAGAAAGGAGGGCCGAGAGAAGGAAATTAATGGAAATGAGTTTTAAAGAGATTGGGATGGAGGCTACACTCTTCAACGCCGTTGATGGCAG AAAGCTCGACATGAATGATTTGAGTGAATATTCGATAACACTAATGCCTAATTATGAAGACCCTTATCACAAAAG gccGATGAAAGCTGGGGAAGTAGGCTGCTTTTTGAGTCActattttatatggaaaaag atagtggaaaataaatatgcaatCACATTAGTCTTAGAAGATGACATACATTTTGTGCCACACTTTAGATACAAGTTTCATCAGCTTATGGAAGAAATTAAAGAATTAGACTGGGATCTTGT ATACATCGGTAGAAAGATTCTACAAAACGACGAGGAGGTATACGCGACTGCTCACACAACTAAACCTCTATATTCCTACTGGACTCTGGGGTATTTGCTGAGCGAAGCCGGAGCGAGGAAACTCCTAGCCATGGAACCCTTGAACAAGATGCTCCCAGTGGACGAATTTCTACCCATCATGTTTGATCAGCATCCCAA TGAAACATGGAAGGCGCATTTTCCCTTGCGCAATTTAAAAGCATACTCGGCGGCACCACTTTTAGTCCATCCGACTCACTATACAGGACAAGAAGGATACATAAGCGATACAGAGGATTCTCAAATACTACAACCCGAAGAAATTGAAGATAATGAAATACGAAATGAACTATAA